In Duganella zoogloeoides, a single genomic region encodes these proteins:
- a CDS encoding response regulator, producing the protein MGKLLTPRRVLIVDDNCDAADMVGALLEACGCAIMVAYGGQQALSIADDFKPDVIFLDINMPGMDGYQAATALRQRASGSTARIVALTAMNDAASRATMAAVGFDGHLAKPASLESLIGATR; encoded by the coding sequence ATGGGAAAACTACTCACGCCACGCCGGGTCTTGATCGTCGACGACAATTGCGATGCCGCCGACATGGTCGGCGCGCTGCTCGAGGCCTGCGGCTGCGCCATCATGGTGGCCTACGGCGGACAGCAGGCGCTGTCGATCGCCGACGATTTCAAGCCCGACGTCATTTTCCTCGACATTAACATGCCCGGCATGGATGGCTACCAGGCCGCCACCGCACTGCGCCAGCGCGCCAGCGGCAGCACCGCCCGCATCGTGGCGCTCACCGCGATGAACGACGCCGCCTCCCGCGCCACCATGGCCGCAGTCGGCTTCGACGGCCACCTGGCCAAGCCGGCGTCGCTGGAGTCGCTGATCGGGGCCACGCGGTAG
- a CDS encoding LysR family transcriptional regulator, which produces MDRFLLMTCFARAVETGSFSAAGRDLGLSQPNVSRYVAALEEHLQVRLLHRSTRKLGLTPEGERYYAEVRRILTAVTETELAIRDNVAPSGLLRVACPTLLTQTFVLPHVPEFLALYPAVALDLQFNDGYVDLLDESAELAIRIGHLEDSALRALRIGEFERVCVASEAYIAKHGCPDKPDDLRDHQCVLYTLLSSGTTWRFRGAEVPVTGRVSVNSPEAARELVAAGLGIGYGPRWLFAAGIRDGSLRVLLREHVPPPVPIQILYVANRLMPRRVRVFMDFIAAKFAAVAALNGPGAG; this is translated from the coding sequence ATGGACCGCTTCTTGTTGATGACGTGTTTTGCGCGCGCGGTGGAAACCGGCAGTTTTTCCGCCGCCGGGCGCGATCTCGGGCTCAGTCAACCGAACGTCAGCCGCTACGTGGCCGCGCTGGAAGAGCATTTGCAGGTCCGCCTGCTGCACCGCTCCACGCGCAAGCTCGGTCTCACGCCCGAAGGCGAGCGCTATTACGCCGAGGTGCGCCGCATCCTCACCGCCGTCACCGAGACCGAGCTGGCGATCCGCGACAACGTGGCACCATCGGGACTGCTGCGCGTGGCGTGTCCGACCCTGCTGACCCAGACCTTCGTCCTGCCCCACGTGCCCGAGTTCCTGGCGCTGTATCCGGCGGTGGCGCTCGACCTGCAGTTCAACGACGGCTATGTCGATTTGCTCGATGAAAGCGCCGAGCTGGCGATCCGCATCGGCCACCTCGAAGACAGCGCCTTGCGCGCGCTGCGCATCGGCGAGTTCGAGCGGGTGTGCGTGGCCAGCGAAGCGTATATCGCCAAGCATGGCTGTCCCGACAAGCCCGACGACCTGCGCGACCACCAGTGCGTGCTGTACACGCTGCTGTCGTCGGGCACCACGTGGCGCTTCCGCGGCGCCGAAGTGCCGGTCACCGGCCGCGTCAGCGTCAATTCGCCGGAGGCCGCGCGCGAGCTGGTAGCCGCCGGCCTTGGCATCGGCTACGGTCCGCGGTGGTTGTTCGCGGCGGGCATCCGCGACGGCAGCTTGCGCGTGCTGCTGCGCGAGCACGTGCCGCCCCCGGTGCCGATCCAGATCCTGTACGTGGCCAACCGCCTCATGCCGAGGCGGGTGCGCGTGTTCATGGATTTCATTGCGGCCAAGTTCGCCGCTGTCGCCGCGCTCAACGGCCCGGGCGCGGGTTAA
- a CDS encoding phosphatase PAP2 family protein has product MTGPLFDTLRQLNLAWFSLINANPGLDGWQLAGALFAAERVILLAPAALVVLWLSGRRGARQAAVEAALAVLCGLAVSGAIGALWFHDRPFAAGIGACFLDHAPTSSFPSNHGTIMLVSALMLATSHAPLARRWGLVLLPLAGLVAWSRVFIGVHWPMDMLGALVLAVALVAVFRLHWLAALNATVTGWVVAAYRRLLAPLIDRGWLRP; this is encoded by the coding sequence ATGACCGGGCCGCTGTTCGATACCCTGCGCCAGTTGAACCTGGCGTGGTTCTCGCTCATCAACGCCAATCCCGGCCTCGATGGCTGGCAACTGGCCGGCGCGTTGTTTGCCGCCGAGCGGGTGATCCTGCTGGCGCCCGCAGCGCTGGTGGTGCTGTGGTTGTCGGGTCGGCGCGGGGCGCGCCAGGCGGCCGTGGAGGCCGCGCTGGCGGTACTGTGCGGCCTGGCGGTGAGCGGGGCGATCGGCGCGCTGTGGTTCCACGACCGGCCGTTCGCGGCCGGCATCGGCGCATGCTTCCTCGACCATGCGCCCACCAGCTCCTTCCCCAGCAACCACGGCACCATCATGCTGGTATCGGCGCTGATGCTGGCCACCAGCCACGCCCCGCTGGCCCGGCGCTGGGGGCTGGTGCTGTTGCCGCTGGCCGGGCTGGTGGCGTGGTCGCGGGTGTTCATCGGCGTGCACTGGCCCATGGACATGCTGGGCGCGCTGGTGCTGGCAGTGGCGCTGGTGGCCGTGTTCCGGCTGCACTGGCTGGCGGCGCTGAATGCCACCGTTACCGGTTGGGTGGTGGCCGCGTACCGCCGTCTGCTCGCGCCGTTGATCGATCGCGGATGGTTGAGACCGTAG
- a CDS encoding SDR family oxidoreductase — protein sequence MSRLQGKRTLITGGTSGIGLETAKQFLNEGARVVVTGVNPDSLARARSELGSEVLVLGADSASVTAQRALAQAVQDHYGQLDVAFLNAGISAWLPIENWTEEMYDRSFDINVKGPYFLIQSLLPVFANPASVVLNTSVSAHAGAAHSSVYAATKAAFLNLSRTLSSELLPRGVRFNAVSPGPVNTPLYDKLGVPDAYRAQLDQEITASIPAGRFGTAEEVAKAVLYLASDESRWSLGTEIVVDGGRLLNG from the coding sequence ATGTCACGCTTACAAGGCAAACGCACCCTCATCACCGGCGGCACCAGCGGCATCGGCCTCGAAACGGCCAAACAATTCTTGAACGAAGGCGCGCGCGTGGTAGTCACCGGCGTCAATCCCGATTCCCTCGCGCGGGCCAGGTCGGAGCTCGGCTCCGAGGTGCTGGTGCTGGGTGCCGATTCGGCCAGCGTGACCGCCCAGCGCGCACTGGCGCAGGCGGTACAGGACCACTACGGCCAGCTCGACGTGGCGTTCCTGAACGCCGGCATATCGGCGTGGCTGCCCATCGAGAACTGGACCGAGGAGATGTACGACCGCTCGTTCGACATCAACGTCAAGGGCCCGTACTTCCTGATCCAGTCGCTGCTGCCGGTGTTTGCCAACCCGGCCTCGGTGGTGTTGAACACGTCAGTCAGCGCCCATGCCGGCGCTGCGCATTCGTCGGTCTATGCCGCCACCAAGGCGGCCTTCCTCAACCTCTCCAGGACGCTGTCGAGCGAACTGCTGCCGCGCGGCGTGCGCTTCAACGCGGTGAGCCCGGGTCCTGTAAATACGCCGCTGTACGACAAGCTGGGCGTGCCCGACGCCTACCGCGCCCAGCTCGACCAGGAGATTACCGCCAGCATTCCGGCCGGGCGCTTTGGCACTGCGGAAGAAGTGGCCAAGGCCGTGCTGTACCTGGCTTCCGACGAATCGCGCTGGTCCCTGGGCACGGAAATCGTGGTCGATGGCGGCCGGCTGCTCAATGGCTGA
- a CDS encoding chloride channel protein: protein MHPPDKTPHDMRTAFRREFASPEVWITRTVVVGAAAVAGLVVVGFTWLAEQALGLFLDLASVGWWLPLLWTPLLCGAIVWVTRRFARGAGGSGIPQVMAALDPALSGGRRPLLVSLKLSLAKIGLTSAGLLGGLSLGREGPSVQIAAGVMLTARRWLPRGSGVSAHSLLVAGGAAGIAAAFNTPLAGVMFAIEELSRTPEQRNSGLIVSGIVLAGLIAVSVYGNGTHFGVIHPGPIGLALVGPGLLVTLVTGLAGGLFARLLLASLRGTSPDAPSRWRQRYPVRFAVGCGLAVAVIGAVTGGATYGSGNEATRALLDSNGHVPVGFALFKFIATWVTAWSGVPAGIFAPSLSIGAALGHDVAWLTNYPYAPAVIALGMVGFLAAATQAPLTAFIIVMEMVDGHGMVLSLMACAVIASTVSRVLSPPLYSALAMIQLPPRRAYPAPGRTDDAGAAQP, encoded by the coding sequence ATGCACCCGCCAGACAAAACCCCGCACGACATGCGCACCGCCTTTCGCCGCGAGTTCGCCTCGCCGGAGGTATGGATCACCCGCACCGTGGTGGTGGGCGCGGCGGCGGTGGCCGGCCTCGTGGTGGTCGGCTTTACCTGGCTGGCCGAACAGGCGCTGGGGCTGTTCCTCGATCTCGCCAGCGTGGGCTGGTGGTTGCCGCTGCTGTGGACCCCGCTGCTGTGCGGCGCCATCGTCTGGGTCACGCGGCGCTTTGCGCGCGGCGCGGGCGGCTCCGGCATTCCGCAGGTGATGGCCGCGCTCGACCCGGCGCTGTCGGGCGGCCGGCGCCCGCTGCTGGTGTCGCTGAAACTGAGCCTGGCCAAGATCGGCCTCACCTCGGCCGGCCTGCTGGGCGGCCTGTCGCTGGGCCGCGAAGGCCCCTCGGTGCAGATCGCTGCCGGCGTGATGCTGACCGCGCGCCGCTGGCTGCCGCGCGGCAGCGGCGTCAGCGCCCATTCGCTGCTGGTGGCCGGCGGCGCGGCCGGCATCGCGGCCGCGTTCAACACACCGCTGGCCGGCGTCATGTTCGCCATCGAAGAACTGTCGCGCACGCCCGAGCAGCGCAACAGCGGTTTGATCGTCTCCGGCATCGTGCTGGCCGGCCTGATCGCCGTCTCCGTGTACGGCAACGGCACCCACTTCGGCGTGATCCACCCGGGCCCGATCGGCCTGGCGCTGGTGGGCCCCGGCCTGCTGGTCACCTTGGTCACCGGCCTGGCCGGCGGCCTGTTCGCCCGCCTGCTGCTGGCGTCCCTGCGCGGTACCTCGCCCGACGCCCCGAGCCGCTGGCGCCAGCGCTACCCGGTGCGCTTTGCCGTCGGCTGCGGGCTGGCCGTGGCGGTGATCGGCGCGGTAACCGGCGGCGCCACCTACGGCAGCGGCAACGAGGCCACGCGTGCCCTGCTCGACAGCAACGGCCATGTGCCGGTCGGCTTCGCGCTATTCAAGTTCATCGCCACCTGGGTCACCGCGTGGTCGGGCGTGCCGGCCGGGATATTCGCGCCGTCGCTGTCGATTGGCGCGGCGCTGGGCCACGACGTGGCCTGGCTGACCAACTACCCGTATGCACCGGCCGTGATCGCGCTCGGCATGGTGGGCTTCCTGGCCGCCGCCACGCAGGCCCCGCTCACCGCCTTCATCATCGTCATGGAAATGGTCGATGGCCACGGCATGGTCCTGAGCCTGATGGCGTGCGCGGTGATTGCCAGCACGGTCTCGCGCGTGCTCAGTCCACCGCTGTATTCGGCGCTGGCGATGATCCAGCTGCCGCCCCGGCGCGCTTACCCTGCGCCCGGGCGCACCGACGACGCCGGCGCCGCCCAGCCGTGA
- a CDS encoding NADP-dependent oxidoreductase: MNSNRALVLTEYGGAHALKLAAVAAPVPGPGQVVVRVHAAGLNALDWKLREGYVRQAFPLQLPAVLGIELAGVVAAAGADVTRLRVGDRVMGPLGGLGAYAELVAVKEANLALVPPSMSMTAAASLPLAAVAAWSSLHLAGPVHGGQRILIHGAAGGLGGFAVQYARQAGAVIYATARSSHMDYVRSLGADHVIAYDRQRFEDEVRDIDLVLDYAGGDVVARSWAVLAGHGAIVSAATPDIVASTPAGRRGLWFQNTPDTARLQAVADDVVHGRLQSKVAAVVRFDDLPAAIERQRTGSTPGKTVATLVG; this comes from the coding sequence ATGAACAGCAATCGAGCATTGGTATTGACTGAATACGGCGGCGCCCACGCCCTCAAGCTTGCAGCGGTGGCCGCGCCGGTGCCCGGCCCGGGACAGGTGGTGGTGCGGGTGCACGCGGCCGGCCTCAATGCGCTGGACTGGAAGCTGCGCGAGGGCTACGTGCGCCAGGCATTCCCGCTGCAGCTGCCGGCGGTGCTCGGCATCGAACTGGCCGGCGTGGTCGCAGCGGCAGGCGCGGACGTGACCCGGCTGCGCGTGGGCGACCGCGTAATGGGGCCACTGGGCGGCCTGGGCGCCTACGCCGAACTGGTGGCCGTCAAAGAGGCCAACCTGGCGCTGGTGCCGCCCTCGATGTCCATGACCGCCGCCGCCTCCCTGCCGCTGGCAGCGGTGGCGGCATGGAGCAGCCTGCACCTGGCCGGCCCGGTTCATGGCGGCCAGCGAATATTGATCCACGGCGCGGCCGGCGGCCTCGGTGGCTTCGCGGTGCAGTACGCGCGCCAGGCCGGCGCCGTGATCTACGCCACCGCGCGCAGCAGCCACATGGACTACGTGCGCAGCCTGGGCGCCGACCACGTGATCGCGTATGACAGGCAGCGCTTCGAGGACGAAGTACGCGACATCGACCTGGTGCTCGACTATGCGGGCGGCGACGTGGTGGCCCGCTCGTGGGCGGTGCTGGCCGGGCATGGCGCCATCGTCAGCGCCGCCACGCCCGACATCGTGGCCAGCACGCCTGCCGGGCGGCGCGGCCTGTGGTTCCAGAACACGCCCGACACCGCGCGCCTGCAGGCGGTCGCCGACGATGTTGTGCACGGGCGCTTGCAATCGAAAGTAGCTGCGGTAGTGCGCTTCGACGACCTGCCGGCGGCGATCGAGCGCCAGCGCACCGGGTCCACGCCGGGCAAAACAGTGGCGACACTGGTCGGCTGA
- a CDS encoding aldose epimerase family protein, with translation MNISIRPATTILLSTLVGLSACSQLPAGDKASAISASRATFGTLSNGAKVEAVTLKNAAGMSATLISYGATVQSLRFPDKQGNAADLVVGYDNLAGYETTPGFTNVTVGRYANRIAKGTFALDGKSYPLSLSEPPNTLHGGTIGWDKRNWVVKSVDQTADKASVTFTLTSPDGDQGFPGTVVADVTYELNNNNDLTIRYGATTDKPTVVNLTYHSMINLSGIPASRLATDADLTIESDAILPVDKTLIPTGTPLPVAGTPFDFRTPANVTARARAEHPQLALANGGIDHNYVLRGGKTATPKPAVTLEDRQSGRGLKIATTEPGMQVYTGNFLKGEIVGKGGQRLTKYQSISFEAQGYPDAPNQPAFPSTRLDPGQNYSQTTVFHFYQLK, from the coding sequence ATGAATATTTCCATCAGACCCGCAACGACGATCCTGCTCTCCACCCTGGTCGGCCTCTCGGCCTGCAGCCAGCTGCCAGCGGGCGACAAGGCCTCCGCCATCTCGGCCTCGCGCGCCACGTTCGGCACGCTGTCGAATGGCGCCAAGGTCGAAGCGGTCACGCTGAAAAACGCCGCCGGCATGTCGGCCACGCTGATCTCGTACGGCGCCACCGTGCAAAGCCTGCGCTTCCCGGACAAGCAGGGCAATGCCGCCGACCTGGTGGTCGGTTACGACAACCTGGCCGGCTACGAAACCACCCCGGGCTTTACCAACGTCACGGTCGGCCGCTACGCCAACCGCATCGCCAAGGGCACGTTCGCACTCGATGGCAAATCCTATCCGCTGTCGCTGAGCGAACCGCCGAACACCCTGCACGGCGGCACCATCGGCTGGGACAAGCGCAACTGGGTCGTCAAATCGGTGGACCAGACGGCCGACAAGGCCTCGGTCACCTTCACCCTGACCTCGCCGGACGGCGACCAGGGCTTCCCTGGCACCGTCGTCGCCGACGTGACCTACGAGCTCAATAACAATAACGACCTGACCATCCGCTACGGCGCCACCACCGACAAGCCGACCGTGGTGAACCTGACGTACCACAGCATGATCAATCTGTCGGGCATCCCGGCCTCGCGCCTGGCTACCGACGCCGATCTCACCATCGAATCGGACGCCATCCTGCCGGTCGATAAAACCCTGATCCCGACCGGCACGCCGCTGCCGGTGGCCGGCACGCCGTTCGACTTCCGCACGCCCGCCAACGTCACCGCGCGCGCCCGCGCCGAGCACCCGCAGCTGGCGCTGGCCAACGGCGGCATCGACCACAACTACGTTCTGCGCGGCGGCAAAACCGCCACGCCGAAACCGGCCGTGACGCTGGAAGACCGCCAGTCCGGCCGCGGCCTGAAAATCGCCACGACCGAGCCAGGCATGCAGGTTTACACCGGCAACTTCCTCAAGGGCGAAATCGTGGGCAAGGGCGGCCAGCGCCTGACCAAGTACCAGTCGATCAGCTTCGAGGCACAGGGTTATCCCGACGCGCCGAACCAGCCGGCGTTCCCATCGACCCGCCTGGACCCGGGCCAGAACTACTCGCAGACCACGGTGTTCCACTTCTACCAGCTGAAGTAA
- a CDS encoding LysR family transcriptional regulator: MDYNALGDFQLVAAHGGFGKASRASGRSKATLSRRVAELEEALGIRLIERGARSLELTEAGQLLRGRTAGPMHEVAEAVAAARDSVATPRGSLRVAAPLLFSQVALGGIAARFLALYPEVQIDAVAEDRLVNIVDEHFDVSIRINPAKESALVGRCFARDRMVLAAAPSVARPAAGGPVPAVVTPGYRDGDTWTVAGGYAVAPQPVLRVSSLLMVRDAIAAGAGAALVPRSIIGALLDAGQLVSWGMAGEEVELWVLHTSRRLQSPKVRAFVDFMCAQYPGGEFHVPLPAAA, translated from the coding sequence ATTGATTACAACGCACTCGGTGATTTTCAGCTGGTGGCCGCGCATGGCGGCTTCGGCAAGGCCAGCCGCGCCAGCGGACGGTCGAAGGCCACGCTGTCGCGGCGGGTGGCGGAGCTGGAGGAGGCGCTGGGCATCCGCCTGATCGAACGCGGCGCCCGGTCGCTCGAGCTGACCGAGGCCGGACAACTGCTGCGGGGCCGCACCGCGGGGCCGATGCACGAGGTGGCCGAAGCCGTGGCGGCGGCGCGCGACAGCGTGGCCACGCCGCGCGGCAGCTTGCGGGTGGCCGCGCCGCTGCTGTTTTCGCAGGTGGCGCTGGGCGGCATTGCGGCGCGCTTCCTGGCCCTCTACCCCGAGGTACAGATCGACGCCGTGGCCGAGGACCGGCTGGTGAATATCGTCGACGAACACTTCGACGTCTCGATCCGCATCAACCCTGCAAAGGAGAGCGCGCTGGTGGGTCGCTGCTTTGCCAGGGACAGGATGGTGCTGGCCGCAGCACCTTCAGTGGCCAGGCCAGCGGCCGGTGGGCCCGTGCCGGCCGTGGTCACGCCCGGCTACCGCGACGGCGATACCTGGACGGTCGCCGGCGGTTACGCCGTCGCGCCGCAGCCGGTGTTGCGGGTGTCGTCGCTGCTGATGGTGCGCGATGCGATCGCCGCCGGCGCCGGCGCGGCACTGGTGCCGCGCTCGATCATCGGCGCGCTGCTCGATGCGGGCCAGCTGGTCTCGTGGGGCATGGCCGGCGAGGAAGTGGAACTGTGGGTGCTGCACACGTCGCGCCGGCTGCAAAGCCCCAAGGTGCGCGCGTTCGTGGACTTCATGTGCGCGCAATATCCTGGGGGCGAGTTCCATGTTCCGCTTCCAGCCGCTGCTTGA
- a CDS encoding alkene reductase gives MSTLFQPVRAGRYDLTNRVAMAPMTRSRARYDGTPGALAALYYGQRASVGLVITEGTQPSADGQGYLSTPGIYTDAHVAGWKPVADAVHAHGSRLFIQLMHAGRMSHPDNTPHHRTPVAPSAVAPGVPMFTATGMQDIPVPRALSTAEVQATVADFRLAARRAIDAGADGVEIHGANGYLVHQFFAPNANTRSDQYGGDIANRVRFALEVAAAVADEIGADRTAIRLSPGSTAGGIAEGEQGPDLYRHLVAGLDRLNLAYLHLMDQGDEALLRDLRAAWHGTLVLNRPGRPRENIGADVASGLADVEAYGQLVLANPDFIARLQANAPMNAPQHATYCGGAEAGYTDYPALA, from the coding sequence ATGAGCACACTGTTTCAACCCGTCCGCGCCGGACGCTATGATCTGACCAACCGCGTGGCCATGGCCCCGATGACGCGCTCGCGCGCCCGTTACGACGGCACGCCCGGCGCGCTGGCCGCGCTGTACTACGGCCAGCGCGCCAGCGTGGGCCTGGTGATTACCGAAGGCACGCAGCCGTCCGCCGACGGCCAGGGCTACCTGTCCACGCCCGGCATCTACACCGATGCCCACGTCGCCGGCTGGAAGCCGGTGGCCGACGCGGTGCACGCCCACGGCAGCCGCCTGTTTATCCAGTTGATGCACGCCGGCCGCATGTCCCACCCGGACAACACGCCGCACCACCGCACACCGGTCGCGCCGTCGGCTGTCGCCCCCGGGGTGCCGATGTTTACCGCCACCGGCATGCAGGACATCCCGGTGCCGCGCGCCCTGTCCACCGCCGAGGTGCAGGCGACGGTAGCCGACTTCCGCCTGGCCGCGCGCCGCGCCATCGACGCCGGCGCCGACGGCGTTGAAATCCACGGCGCCAACGGCTACCTGGTGCACCAGTTCTTCGCGCCCAACGCCAATACTCGCAGCGACCAATACGGCGGCGACATTGCCAACCGCGTGCGCTTCGCGCTCGAAGTGGCAGCAGCCGTGGCCGACGAAATCGGCGCCGACCGCACCGCCATCCGCCTGTCGCCCGGCAGCACGGCCGGCGGCATCGCCGAGGGCGAGCAAGGCCCGGACCTCTACCGCCACCTGGTGGCCGGACTCGATCGGCTGAACCTGGCCTATTTGCACCTGATGGACCAGGGCGACGAGGCGCTGCTGCGCGACCTGCGCGCCGCCTGGCACGGCACGCTGGTACTGAATCGGCCGGGCCGGCCGCGCGAGAACATCGGCGCCGACGTGGCCAGCGGCCTGGCCGACGTGGAAGCCTACGGCCAGCTGGTGCTCGCCAACCCCGACTTCATCGCCCGCCTGCAGGCGAATGCGCCGATGAACGCGCCGCAGCACGCCACTTACTGTGGCGGCGCCGAGGCGGGATATACCGACTATCCGGCGCTGGCTTGA
- a CDS encoding LysR family transcriptional regulator — MEFLNDMAIFVEVVKARGFRGAAEALHMPNSTISRRIGLLEKAIGLRLLHRTTRKVELTEAGQVYYERCKRIVDEARLAHEQLGDMLAQPTGTLRASLPVDFAVIYMAPLIAEFAQLYPGLTFDFDLTPRQINLVTEPFDVAIRIGEQEDSHLVARHLASLTPFLYASPTYLEREGEPATPADLAGHQCFNMNKNGLWALHGGDVVTQVAVGCRYALNSVGMLRRLATLDQGIILMPPAIVADDAAAGRLRQVLPAWHGKPVPVYAVTETRLLPAKTQRFIEFIKQRLEAEHGTRPQDIART; from the coding sequence ATGGAGTTCTTGAACGACATGGCAATTTTCGTGGAGGTGGTGAAGGCCAGGGGCTTTCGCGGCGCGGCCGAGGCGCTGCACATGCCCAATTCCACCATCTCGCGCCGTATCGGCCTGCTGGAAAAGGCGATCGGCCTGCGCCTGCTCCACCGCACCACCCGCAAGGTCGAGCTGACCGAGGCGGGGCAGGTGTACTACGAACGCTGCAAGCGCATCGTCGACGAGGCGCGGCTCGCGCATGAACAACTGGGCGACATGCTGGCGCAGCCCACCGGCACCTTGCGGGCGTCGCTGCCGGTCGATTTCGCGGTGATCTACATGGCGCCGCTCATCGCCGAATTTGCGCAGCTGTACCCGGGCCTTACGTTCGACTTCGACCTCACGCCGCGCCAGATCAACCTGGTGACGGAACCGTTCGATGTCGCCATCCGTATCGGCGAACAGGAAGACTCGCACCTGGTGGCGCGCCACCTGGCGTCATTGACACCATTTTTGTATGCGTCGCCCACGTACCTCGAACGCGAGGGCGAGCCGGCCACGCCGGCGGACCTGGCGGGCCACCAGTGCTTCAACATGAACAAAAACGGGTTATGGGCCTTGCACGGCGGGGACGTGGTGACACAAGTTGCGGTGGGCTGCCGCTATGCGCTCAACAGCGTGGGAATGCTACGGCGCCTGGCCACACTCGACCAGGGCATCATCCTGATGCCGCCGGCCATCGTGGCCGACGACGCGGCGGCGGGCCGGCTGCGCCAGGTGCTGCCGGCATGGCACGGCAAGCCGGTACCGGTGTACGCGGTGACCGAGACGCGCCTGCTGCCGGCCAAGACCCAGCGCTTCATCGAATTCATCAAGCAGCGGCTGGAAGCGGAACATGGAACTCGCCCCCAGGATATTGCGCGCACATGA
- the nhaA gene encoding Na+/H+ antiporter NhaA produces the protein MNILPQPISSTFNRFVESEKAGGILLIGCTIVSLLLANSPVAAPYLHFWHLPLAGLSVELWINDALMAIFFLLIGLELQREIQSGELSTIRSALLPMVAAVGGIAVPALIHFALNGGTPSQAGMGIPMATDIAFALAVLMLLGSAVPTSLKVFLTALAVMDDLGAIIVIAVFYTSTLAPWYLLGALLVFAALFGMNRVLRVRALSPYLVGGAVMWFLMLKSGVHATIAGVLLAFAIPYSTRDQDEQSPAHRLEHFLHTPVAFIILPIFALANTGIVIGAGAMQELASHNSLGILAGLVLGKPLGIALACLLAVAVGLCTLPADLKWRHVIGAGLLGGIGFTMSIFITNLAFATNPALINASKMAILLASLAAGVAGFVWLKLFGKPVASR, from the coding sequence ATGAATATTCTTCCCCAGCCCATTTCCAGCACCTTCAACCGCTTCGTCGAATCGGAAAAAGCCGGCGGCATCCTGCTGATCGGCTGCACCATCGTTTCCCTGCTGCTGGCCAACTCGCCGGTGGCCGCACCGTACCTGCATTTCTGGCACCTGCCGCTGGCCGGCCTGTCGGTCGAGCTGTGGATCAACGACGCGCTGATGGCGATCTTTTTCCTGCTGATTGGCCTCGAACTGCAGCGCGAAATCCAGAGCGGGGAGTTATCGACCATCCGCAGCGCGCTGCTGCCGATGGTGGCGGCCGTGGGCGGCATCGCGGTGCCGGCGCTGATCCACTTCGCCCTCAACGGCGGCACGCCCAGCCAGGCCGGCATGGGCATTCCGATGGCCACCGACATCGCTTTTGCGCTGGCGGTGCTGATGCTGCTCGGCAGCGCGGTGCCGACCTCGTTGAAGGTGTTCCTGACCGCGCTGGCGGTGATGGACGACCTGGGCGCCATCATTGTCATCGCCGTGTTCTACACGTCCACGCTGGCGCCGTGGTATCTGCTCGGTGCGCTGCTGGTATTTGCCGCGCTGTTCGGCATGAACCGGGTGCTGCGCGTGCGCGCGCTCTCGCCGTACCTCGTTGGCGGCGCGGTGATGTGGTTCCTGATGCTCAAGTCCGGCGTGCACGCCACCATCGCTGGCGTGCTGCTGGCGTTCGCGATTCCGTATTCGACCAGGGACCAGGACGAGCAATCGCCGGCGCACCGCCTCGAGCACTTCCTGCACACGCCGGTGGCGTTCATCATCCTGCCGATTTTTGCGCTGGCCAACACCGGCATCGTGATCGGCGCCGGCGCGATGCAGGAGCTGGCATCGCACAACAGCCTGGGCATCCTGGCCGGGCTGGTGCTGGGCAAGCCGCTCGGCATCGCGCTGGCGTGCCTGCTGGCCGTCGCCGTGGGCCTGTGCACGCTGCCGGCGGACCTCAAATGGCGCCACGTGATCGGCGCCGGACTACTCGGAGGAATTGGATTTACCATGTCGATTTTTATTACCAACCTTGCCTTCGCCACGAACCCGGCGCTGATCAACGCCTCCAAGATGGCGATCCTGCTGGCCTCCCTGGCGGCCGGCGTGGCGGGTTTTGTCTGGCTCAAGCTGTTTGGCAAACCGGTGGCGTCCCGATGA